The following proteins are encoded in a genomic region of Triticum dicoccoides isolate Atlit2015 ecotype Zavitan chromosome 1B, WEW_v2.0, whole genome shotgun sequence:
- the LOC119328983 gene encoding hexokinase-7, whose amino-acid sequence MVAAVDAVAEKVVAQLREECATPATRLDGVATAMEEEMRAGLHQEGGNKIKMIISYVDNLPNGSEEGLFYALDLGGTNFRVLRVQLAGKDKRVVKRESREVSIPPHLMSGSSAELFGFIASALAKFVADEGDNKVLDGKQRELGFTFSFPVRQSSIASGTLIKWTKAFAIDDAVGEDVVAELQTAMEKQGIDMRVSALINDTVGTLATGSYNDEDVVIGVILGTGSNAAYLEKADAIPKLEGELPKSGNMVINTEWGNFSSSCLPITEYDQALDKESLNPREQIFEKLISGMYLGDIVRRVLLKIASRSLIFGHIKRTNLKTRFILRTPDISAMHHDETPDLRIVAEKLAETLKIKDTSLETRKMVVDICDIVTSRSARLAAAGIVGIIRKIGRGTPGDKRRTVIAIDGGLFEHYTKFRQCLESTLVELLGEEASELVAVKLTKDGSGVGAALIAAAHSQYLN is encoded by the exons atggtggcggcggtggatGCGGTGGCGGAGAAGGTGGTAGCGCAGCTCCGGGAGGAGTGCGCGACCCCGGCGACGCGGCTGGATGGCGTGGCGACGGCCATGGAGGAGGAGATGAGGGCTGGGCTGCACCAGGAGGGCGGCAACAAGATCAAGATGATCATCTCCTACGTCGACAACCTCCCCAACGG GAGTGAAGAAGGCTTGTTCTACGCACTGGACCTTGGAGGAACAAACTTCCGCGTGCTTCGTGTGCAGCTCGCTGGCAAGGACAAGCGCGTCGTCAAGCGTGAATCCAGGGAGGTCTCTATTCCTCCTCACCTCATGTCAGGCAGCTCTGCG GAGTTGTTTGGCTTCATCGCGTCTGCGCTAGCCAAGTTTGTTGCAGATGAAGGAGATAACAAAGTGTTGGACGGCAAGCAGAGGGAGCTGGGCTTCACGTTCTCTTTCCCCGTGAGGCAGTCGTCCATCGCATCGGGCACCCTGATCAAGTGGACAAAGGCGTTTGCCATCGATGACGCG GTCGGCGAAGATGTAGTCGCGGAATTGCAGACGGCCATGGAGAAGCAAGGTATCGACATGCGTGTGTCTGCGTTG ATAAACGACACCGTAGGGACACTGGCTACGGGCAGCTATAACGATGAAGATGTTGTCATCGGTGTGATATTAGGTACCGGCTCAAATGCCGCATATCTAGAAAAGGCAGATGCCATACCCAAGTTGGAAGGAGAGTTACCAAAATCAGGAAATATG GTTATAAATACCGAATGGGGCAACTTCTCTTCTTCATGCCTTCCGATCACAGAATATGATCAAGCATTAGACAAGGAGAGCCTAAATCCTAGAGAGCAG ATCTTCGAAAAGTTAATATCCGGAATGTATCTTGGCGACATCGTGAGGCGGGTGCTTCTTAAAATCGCCTCGCGGTCTTTGATTTTTGGTCACATTAAACGCACCAACCTCAAAACTCGCTTCATTCTGAG GACTCCTGATATTTCCGCAATGCACCATGATGAAACCCCTGATCTGAGGATTGTAGCTGAAAAACTGGCAGAAACCCTGAAGATCAAAGACACGTCCTTGGAGACTCGGAAGATGGTCGTCGATATCTGCGACATTGTGACCAGCAGGTCTGCCCGGCTGGCCGCTGCCGGGATTGTGGGGATAATCAGGAAGATTGGTAGGGGCACCCCAGGCGACAAGAGGAGGACAGTCATCGCGATCGACGGCGGGCTGTTTGAGCATTACACCAAGTTCCGGCAGTGCCTGGAGAGCACGCTGGTGGAGCTGCTTGGCGAGGAGGCGTCGGAGTTGGTGGCGGTGAAGCTCACAAAGGACGGTTCGGGCGTCGGAGCTGCCCTGATTGCTGCTGCTCACTCTCAGTACCTCAACTGA
- the LOC119328975 gene encoding proteasome subunit beta type-7-B-like, which translates to MAGSMELPTKGGFSFDLCRRNAMLEKNGLKMPGFRKTGTTIVGLVFADGVVLGADTRATEGPIVADKNCEKIHFMAPNIYCCGAGTAADTEAVTDMVSSQLQLHRYATSRESRVVTALTLLKTHLFNYQGHVSAALVLGGVDVTGPHLHTVYPHGSTDTLPFATMGSGSLAAMSVFESKYREGLTREEGIALVAEAIRAGIFNDLGSGSNVDVCVITKGNTEYLRNHELPNPRTFVSSKGYSFNKGHTEVLSTNITQLKLKPEVADSDAMEE; encoded by the exons ATGGCCGGATCGATGGAACTCCCTACCAAGGGCGGCTTCAGCTTCGACCTGTGCCGCAGGAACGCCATGCTGGAGAAGAATGGCCTCAAGATGCCCGGGTTCAGGAAGACCGGAACTACCATCGTCGGCCTCGTGTTTGCG GATGGAGTTGTTCTTGGGGCAGACACAAGGGCAACCGAGGGTCCTATAGTTGCTGATAAGAACTGCGAGAAAATTCATTTTATGGCACCAAACATATATTGCTGTGGTGCTGGAACTGCTGCTGACACAGAGGCTGTGACAG ATATGGTCAGCTCCCAGCTACAACTTCACCGTTATGCTACTAGCCGCGAGTCAAGAGTTGTAACCGCTCTTACACTACTGAAGACACATCTTTTTAACTACCAAGGTCATGTCAGTGCTGCTCTTGTTCTTGGCGGAGTGGATGTCACTGGACCACATCTGCACACT GTTTATCCGCATGGCTCCACCGATACTCTTCCTTTTGCCACGATGGGTTCTGGATCCCTTGCTGCAATGTCAGTGTTTGAGTCGAAGTACAGAGAAGGCCTCACA AGGGAGGAAGGAATTGCACTTGTAGCCGAGGCAATCCGTGCTGGTATCTTCAATGACTTGGGAAGTGGCAGCAATGTGGATGTTTGTGTGATAACTAAG GGGAACACAGAGTACTTGAGAAACCACGAGTTACCAAACCCAAGGACTTTTGTCAGCTCGAAGGGATACAGCTTCAACAAGGGGCATACCG AGGTGTTGTCTACAAACATCACgcagctgaagctgaagccagagGTCGCTGATAGTGATGCAATGGAAGAGTGA